The Sorghum bicolor cultivar BTx623 chromosome 6, Sorghum_bicolor_NCBIv3, whole genome shotgun sequence genome contains the following window.
CAGCCGGCAGCAGCTGCccgggaggaggagttgccgctGCAACCTCAGCCACAGCTGCCGGAGCTATTGGCCATAGATGATACAACTGAGCATTTAAATGAGGGCAGCGAGAACAGCAGTAGCAGCAATAAGCCGTTGAGGACGGATGACACCATTTCAGAGAGCTCGAGCTCTGCAGAGGAGAGGGCTGCCAGGGAGAAGCCTCCTAAGGATGACTCTAATGTAATCAACCCCACTTTCTTAGTAGAGGAACTGATAGGGCTCCAGATCCCTGATCAGATTGAACATGGAGATTCTGTGCCGTCAGGCACTAGTTCATCACAGATGGCGGGTGCAGCTTCACACCCGCCACCACCGCCAGCTCCACCTCCAAAACCATTGTTGGGGAATAATGGGTTGCGGAGAATGGGGCCTGGAAGTTCAAACAGTGTGCGGATTGGATCTTCAAGAAGGCCAGTAGCTTGGCCACCAGTGGTAGCCCGGACATCTGCTTCAGGTTCTCGGCCTTCTTCGCCTAGGTCACTCGTTGATGGTGAAGGTTACAATAGTGCTGATGAACAGGGCCCCTGTTACCCCTCGAGTTATGATGATTCGGTATGATTTTCATTTCTTGTTTTGCTTTTTATATGAGCTTTAATCCCTCCTATGACATTTACAGCAGTACTATATTCATCAccatttattatatataattctagatgtttagcATCTTTGTAGTTGTAGTTAGAAAATATGCTCCTAGGTAGCTTGGCTGTGTTTTCTATGTGTATGATGATAATTTGAATATGAATTTTATAGTTCCTCCTGATGACAGATAACAGAAGCATTATTCTTACTTTAGctactttttttttgtgaacATAGGAAGGCACAGCTCTTGGTCAAGAAAGCTCGTTTTTTTCTTGCCTATATAGTAACGGTTTATGTCGTGTACGCGAGTCAATTTAATATTATACGATCATATTTTTCGCAACTTCTCATTTAATTTATTTTGTGCCTCAGGAAAGGGAGCGTATGTTTGAGCATGACCTAAGGCGAGTGAAAGGGTTGGAAATCAGAAAGATGGCCGAAGACGGGAACTGTCTATTCAGAGCTGTTGCTGATCAAGTATATGGAGACGCAGAAGCTTATGACATGGCTAGgcagatgtgtgttgattatatgGTAGGTTTCATCTATGCATCCAGCAGTAATCTTCTAGTTTATATCCTGTTATTAGGATAGACTTTTGCTTACCCAgttcttttaattaataaattaaTTATCAAAGTTCTGACATGTCTTGCCATTTTTGCAAACCGTCTTAATATATTGCACTTATTTATGAACATTAAATCCTTAACTTCATTAGTTTTTACGCCGTCGTGACTCGCAAGTTTCTTAAGGTGTCGTCTAGTTGTTGCCTAGGCGTCTGGGTGATTTTCCAAGTGTGCTGTCGGGCTTGCCGTTGCTTCCGTGCTTATGGTGTCGCCTCACCCGCCAAAGCGTCGGACGGATGCTGCACGCGCGGGAGGAAAAGGTGCCACGCGGGGAGGAAAAGGCGTCACATGCGGAAGAACGGGTGCATGGGAGGAAAAGGCATCGCATGCGGGTGGAAAAGGAAGGGCACGTGGGGGGAAATGAGGGGATCACGTGCCTACTCCTTTACCAGGAGGTGCCTAATCTGGAATCTGCGCCATTTGAGACTGGGAGGgaaagagaggagagagggaaagagaagaagaaggcgGAGCACCCGGAACCCGGCAGCAGAGCATTTCGAACCTGGCGGAGGCACCTGTGCACCTCCATCCATGACCCTGGCTCCTTCTCCTTGATTCACAACGCCTCCACCGCCTTATGCTCATTTTCCTTCTTTTTTCTCCCCTGTTTGATCTTCCTTCCCGATCCTTCCTCTGCTCTGTTCTGCTCTGCTCATTCCTTTGCTCTGCTCTGCTTTGCTCATCCCTTTGCTCTGCTCTGCATTGCTcattgctctgctctgctccttCCTCTGTTCTCTGCCCCCTCCTTCCTCTACACTACTGGGCTGCTCTGTTCTGCAGTTCTGCTTATGCTGTGTGAGTGCATGTCTGGTGCTCTGTTGAGAGATGAGAGACTAATTTATTACTTTTGAGAGTTGAGGGATTTTAGATTTGTTATTTTGCTACTTTATGTTGTGCACTAGTACTTAATAGCACTATTTAATATGGTATATTGGTATTACATGCTAGGAAGTGACAAGATTAAGGTATTATATATTAAGATGTTTGTATGGAGTTGCCTCGCCGCGTGCTTAAATGCCTAGGTGTTTGGAAGGGGGTGGCTTGCCGCGCTTTGCTGTACTGCCTTAATAACCTTGGTGACTCGTGAGACAATTGATGTGAGGTAAACAGTGCGCTGAGAAGTTGGGACGACCAAGTTTGCGATCAGACTGATATGAAAATGGTTGCCACCTGGTTCCATGCTTCCAACTGATAGCAAGTGATTTCTGCCTGGCTGGTTAACCGGCTCCAGCTCTAATCTCTAGGTAGGGCATGGATGTTTGCAGAGGTGGTTTCCCGCAACTTGACCCAAAACTAGGTAGGGCATGGATGAGCCATTACAAAATTGAGGTTATGCCCGTTCCCAGAAAAAAGTTTCTGCTATTTTCGTTACATTTTGGCATATTAAGAATATTGTATATTACTATACTTTTGTGTAAAAACGATGCAAAACCTTGCTAAATCCTATGAATCTTCTGTCTTGAGTTAACAAAGAAAGTTCCAACTCAAGCCTCAACGTATGGGTGTGTATGGCATATCCATCTTTTCCTGTCTTGATTCGTCTCCACTTCAGTTTTTTGTGCTATTTGCCCACTTGTCTCCTTTGATAGTCAGCCATTTGGTATGTGATGGAATCATTAAGCAGTAAGGATTCTTATGTCTTTCTATGTGACCAAACATTATTGTCAATGTGGGTCTGCGTGTGTATTATTTGTGGTAGGAGATGAAAATGGTGCGGATAATCTTATTTGTTTCCAAATCATTTTTCAAATTTATGACATCAATCATTTCCGATTGTTTCGTATTTGTAGTATCATTTCTGATCATTTCATCCTTAATGTAACCAGATATCTCTCTCCATGCATTACCATGAATTCTCATTATCTGTTACTCTGTTATCCATGCAGTCGAAACACTCATTGCTGTTTTCTATTCCATTTTCAGGAAAGGGAACGGGATCATTTCTCTCAGTTCATAACTGAAAGTTTTACATTATACTGTAAGAGGAAAAGGAGAGATAAGGTTAGTTACTAAATATATGCTATGTAAATTATTTGCTTCCCACCTCTTTATTAGTTCATTTCTTTCCACAACCATCTAATTCAGTGCGGGTAACCTTATATGGTGGTATTATGATGTGATTGTGTGCAGTACTTTTATATAACCTTGTGAGTTGTAAAACCTATAGATTTTTGGTCAAACAACTGTTGTACATAATTTTTTTCTTCTCCTGGCGCTTTCTTGTCCCCTGTGAAGCATCGTGGACCTATTTGGATCTGCATTAATATTTACTAATACATGCCTACATGCAGCAGAGCATTGATTTATTCCTAACTTTGGAAACCTTTCAGCGATATTAAATAAGTGCTTAATTGGATACAGTGAGCAGCTGCCTTTACAATATGACCTAACAGAATAGGAAATTCTAAAAGGAGAAATTTAGCATTGTTGCCCATTTCATTTCAAAGCTCTTATCTTAATTGGTTGTTCGTTTCTTTAAGGTTTATGGCAACAATGTTGAGATCCAGGCATTTGCAGAGATGTACAATCGTCCCATTCACATATATTCCTACGGTGCAGGTAAGCTTTGCTCAATCATTTGAAGATTTTTTATCCTTGTTGCTCATTGTTTAATGGTAGCCAGTATCAGCTCTTTAACATGTTTGCTGTTATCGCAGAGCCCATTAATATTTTTCAAGGAAGCTATAACACAGACGTTCCTCCAATTAGGTTAAGTTACCATCATGGTAATCATTACAATTCAGTGGTTGATCCCCGCCGACAGACAGTTGGGGCAGGCCTTGGATTTAGCTCCCTTAGAGGGGTAATTCTTTACTCCACTGAACTTTTTTTTGTCTGCATGTAGTAGTCAGTAAACATTTAGTCATTTTCTGGATATAAATGGTTATGTTGTCAATCATAACAGTTTACTGTGTCAGGTTGGTGGCCTTGTTAAATAATCTTTTCATTTCCCTTTTTTGTAGACCAATAATGTTGACAGGGACCAGGTGAAGGCTGCAATAAAAGCTCAGCAAGACCAGCAAATTGAGAATGTAAGTACTGCGAGTTATTTCCATGTGTTCTTGCCATCCTGATATTCTCACAAGTCAAACAATCCTATCATCTAAAAATGTCATGATATATACTTAATTCTTGTTTTGGCATTGTCAGGCACTTTTGGCTGAAGGGCGATTCTACTCCGATCTGGAGTTAACAGAGAGGGAAATAGAACGGATGGTGATGGAGGCCTCGCGTTCAGAATATCTGGCCAAGGAGAAAAAGCTTAACATTAGGGAGTCATCGACATCAGGGGCAGAGCCATCGTCATCTGCCGCAAGTAAGGCCACCTTTTTATTTTTTGGAATTTTGAGAACTCTTCAGTGTACTGCCAATCAGTTTGCTTGAAACTGGCATGTTTTGCTGTTCTGCAGTTAGTGGTTCCTCCCGTTCAGTTGCTGGAGCAGATAGAGGCAGCGAGGACTACTTTGTGCTCCCAGACACTGTACTAACTCGCAGCATGCAGTTGCTCCTGGCAATGGGCTTCAGCTACATCCAGGTCATGGAGGCCTACAGCATATTCGGCGAGGACGTGGACTCCATGGTCTGCTACCTGGTGGAGACCGGAGGCACCGGAGCCTCAGCAGGTGGTAGCAATCGCCGGAAAGGAAAGGCTGCTGAGTGATGTGCGCACCTTCATTGCTGTGAATGTAATTGTTGTTGATCGAAATCGTTGGGCATAAGTCATACTGACAGTCTTGTGAGTTGAGATGTCGATATACCTGCTACCTTATGGGTGATGAATAAATGGAACTCATGACTTGAGACTTTTCGATGCCGTCTAGTGCTTATTGATGGCAGTTGTGGCTGGGATTCTGTGAAAACTGTTGGGTCACGCTGGTGCATTGTGTGATCCTTGCGAGTTGTCGTGGATGGGCGACCTGCGAGAAATTGTCTTTATGGGATGCCAACATAAAATTTTTCCACATAACAGCTAGTGCGCGACGGAGAAAGAATTACATACACTGTCTACATACGGATGACGGGATAGTGTTTGCTcatgaagaaaaagaaaaggtgaTAGGGGACTACTTTAAAAATCACATCTCCTCTGCAGTTCCGAGAGCCACAGCCATCAACTGGCAATCTATCGGTTACACTCAGCATGATCTATCGGACATGGAAGCTCCTTTTTCCCAAGAAGAGGTTAAGAATGCTATAAATTCCATGCCTTCCGACAAAGCGCCAGGCCCAGACGGCTTCACTGGTGCCTTCTTCAAAGCATGCTGGGAAATCATCAAAGATGATATTATGGCTGCCATAAACAGCCTATTCACAATGAACGCCCAGGGTTTTGAATGGCTAAACTCGGCATGCATcgtccttctgcccaaaaaggAGGGTGCAACAAGGGTCACCGATTTTAGGCCCATCAGCCTCATCCATAGCATTGCAAAGATCTTCTCCAAATTGCTCGCCAACAGACTCGCCCCTCGTTTGAACTCCCTCGTCTCCAATTGCCAGAGCGCGTTCATAAAAAAGAGAAGCATCCATGACAATTTTCTTTATGTCCAGGGCGCAGTGCGAAAGCTACATAGACAGAAGATACCGTCCTTGTTCATGAAATTGGACATCCACAAAGCTTTCGATACGGTAAATTGGGGGTACCTGCTTGAAATTCTACAAGCTCTGGGCTTTGGACCACGCTGGCGTGAATGGGTCTCTATTCTTTTCCGTACCTCCACCTCAACAATCTTGCTCAATGGTCAGCAAGGACCCACTTTCAGCCATGCCAGAGGCGTCCGACAGGGTGATCCGCTGTCACCCATGCTCTTCATCTTGGCTATGGATCCTCTCCAACGCCTGCTCGATCAAGCAACCCAGCATGGGATACTGACCCCCCTACCCCTCATGGTGGCAAAATGGAGAACCTCTATGTATGCAGATGATGCGGCTATTTTCATCAACCCAATAAAAGAGGATGTGCAAGCTATCAAAATTATCCTACAAGCCTTCGGCACCTTCTCAGGACTCCACATTAATCTACAAAAAAGCTCTGTGCACCCAATCAGATGTGACAATATCAACCTTGACCAAGTCCTATCACCCTTCACCGGTAACAAAGGTACCTTCCCATGCAAATATTTGGGGCTGCAACTCCACACCAGATCGCTCCGAAAGGTTCATGTACAGCCTCTCATCGAGCGTATTGGACAAAGGCTACCCAAATGGAAAGGAAGATGGTTGAACAAAGCGGGGCGGCTCACTCTAGTAACTTCGGTCCTATCCTCCATGCCAACCTACCACCTTACAGTGTTCCCATTGGCGGCATGGGCCCGAAGGAAGATTGACAAAATCAGGAGATCCTTCTTGTGGAAGGGGGAGGAGAATACCAATGGTGGACACTGCCTGGTTAACTGGCCAACAGTTACAAGACCTAAAGACCTTGGTGGCTTAGGTGTGCCTGACCTTGAAAGGTTTGGAAGAGCCCTCCGGTTGCGCTGGCTATGGCAAGAATGGGTGGACGACTCCAAACCGTGGATCGGCTCGGAGCTCCCATGTAGTGATGTTGACCGCCTACTCTTCAACTCCTCAACCAAAATAACCTTGGGTGATGGCGCAAAGACCCGTTTCTGGCACCATAACTGGCTAGAAGGAGAATCTCCAAGGAACCTAGCCCCGAATTTGTTTCGGCTTGCTTCGAGGAAAAATCGAACGGTGCAGCAAGAACTCCAGAACAACAACTGGATGCGCTCGTTACGGAGGAAAATCTCCTCAGCTGTCCACATAGAGGAATTTGTGTCTCTCTGGATTCGAATCCAGGATATACACCTACAGCAGGGCGTCCAGGACTCCATCTCCTGGCGCTGGACCCTGGATGGGACTTACTCCGCCCGTTCCGCCTACAGGATACAATTCAAAGGCTCCCTCGCCTTGTTCCAATCAGAACTCATTTGGAAAGCTCAAGCGGAGGGCAAATGTAAGCTCTTCGCCTGGATTCTGGTGCAAGATAAAATTCTTACGGCACGCAACCTACAAAAGAGAGGGTGGCCACACCAAGACCACTGCGCGATGTGCAACGGTCCCTTGGAAACTGGCCTTCACCTTTGTTTACTGTGCCCTTTTGCTAAAGCAGTTTGGGATCAGATCCTCTATTGGGAAAACTTCACCCAACTACAACAACAGCTCCCGGCCGACCCCGCACATATCAGAGCATGGTGGGAAGAGGCGGCAAGGAAAGTGCCCAAATCAGAGCTTAGACGGCTGAACGGGGTAGTAATCTATACCTTTTGGAATATTTGGAAGGAGAGAAACAGGAGGATTTTCAACAACACGGTACAAACGGCGTCACAAGTGGCGGATAGAATTAAGCAAGACATAGAGCAAAGGAAGAGGGCTTTTGCTTTTTCTTAGGGGAGGGTCTTTGTAGGGTCTTTGTAGGACCCCGGGATCCATTCAAACCTCCTTTCGAGTGTCTCTGCTTGTATATAACTCTCTTTTCCTATCTTAattgaaaggcagagctcctgccattgttttcaaaaaaaatgctTTGTGTGCAAAACCTATATGATGGATCTGCTGGGCCTATAAAAAGATAGGAAGTTTAAGACATCTCTTGTGTAGCTACTACTAAATCATCTTCTGATGCCAGAGTCGGGTCAAATTCAGGTCGCATAAAATTCAGGGTCATCTTCTGATGccagatttttttttacaagTAATAAATACATTAAACCATCAACAGCAAATAACTGCTAGTAAGATTACATGATGCAAGTCTACAGATTGTAGAGCTTGTAGAATAAAGCAATGTCCAGAGGCATGCTGGTTAGAGCAGCTAGAAAGAAGCTAGAAAGAAgctctaagagcaactccaacagatatgTTATCCATGTTATCTatgctatttttatatttttaaagcaAAATTTAAAGTCTAACAGgtgtgctatctggtttgctaaaatagcaagtttgctatTCCTAAATTTTtgcttgtcatatatagcatgtcgtcctcactagctatcATATACAAAGACTATTGTGAAACTCTATgctttgagtgagttttttattttacacaatggttaaatcttgtagtttagaatataatttgtctagtctcttggagatgctcttggtGAGCTAATCCATCAGCCAAGAGATTCAAATTTCTACTAATTTTACACAATCTAGCAGAGCTCAGCTGACCCTGGacaaatttgtaaaattttgctAAGAGTTGATGCCAGACATGCGAAACCCTCGGCTGGTTTTAATATAAAGATATACGTTTTGCATATGTATTTTTGACGATTGCGTATGCCTTTTTCACCTACATATTATTTTGGTGCGCCCATAGGCGAATACTTATTGCGCTTTATCCAAACTCTGACGGGAAATCGAATGCATTTGCACAAAGAAAGTCTATTTTAGACCGGTCTAAGTCAAAATTTTATTAGTGTTTCATTTGCATTTAGTAAGCTGTCACATAAGAGTTTTTGACGATGTGGCGACGtttttaagaagagagagaaaaggtgAGTTATGAAGATGAAATCCTTTTGACACGACTAGATTTATGAAATTAAATATGTATGAAACTATAAAATGAGCTTTTTATTGAGATTGggtgttttattttattttattttattttattttacatggtAATCTTGAAAAAAGCATCATGAACTCCTCTTAAGACTGCCTTGCCTCACTGAATTATTGTTGATAGTCTAATTTTTCTTTCCAAACTTCAAAACTAGGTATCTTACCTATAAACTCTCAAAATTATTCAAATTACCTCACTGCCCTAGTTTGAGATGGTTTTGACCCTAGCTTGTCTTCTTTAGTTAAAAATCTGTTTAACACTTGATAAAAGTCTTTAAACTACAAAAAATGTCTCTAAGCatctaaaatttttgaaaaaGTAATAAGATAGATTGGCATACCAATAATCCAAATATAGTATTTATAACTCATGAAAATATGTCTATAATAtccaaaaatctaaaaaaaatcctAGAACATATATTCGATGTTTCAACATGTTTTAAAAAACTTCACGTAGCAAAAATATGAACACCCAACATGAATGCAACATGCATTAATGCTGTACATTTGTATGACTGTGTCTTATGTTTTTATTGTGCAAAGTTTTCATAACATTTTTATAGGTCAAATAGAATGTTTTGGGAAActttctagatatttctctcatTTTTCTAGAGTTAAATCTAAATCTTAGAAACTTGTAGAGATATTTTCGCTagttataaatattttctttgatTATTTATATCCCAATCTATCTTTATGATTTGTTGGAAAGTCATAGAAGTTTGGAGATATTTATGTGGTTTAATAATCTTATCAAGTATTTACTATTTTTaaagtaaataaaaaaataaatcacaTTTTAAACCACTCTAAAACAAGACACAGAGATAAtttgaatgtattttaagagttcaTACGTCTGGAGTGTTCATATTTTGAGAGCCCAAGCCGTGCTTTGCCTGTGCGCCGTCTCGTCTCGTGCCCTACTACGCCTCGCCTCGCCTGGCCTCCGTGCTTCCGTCTCACACGCGGCTCCAGACTTCCGAATAAAAGGGGCAGCCATGGCCATGGCGGCGCTGCGGGAGGCCTCCCGCTGCCTGGCGTCCAGGGGGAGCCCTGCGGCCGCGCGATCCATGCTCCTCGCGCAGTCGCGCGGCATCACTTACAAGCTCTTCGTCGGAGGTTGGTTTTTGGCCTTAATTGCCCATTTCCTCCCCCCAGTTCTCAGTCCTTACGCGCGCGTCCCTCCTACTTCATGACCAGTCGAGTGCTCTGCTCCCTCTCTTGCATTTCGCTGTCGGAGGGAAACACATCTGTTGAGTGCCTGATTCGTCGCCAGGGCATGCGTGCCGAGTGTTCGACGAAATGCCCTGCCAGTACAGGCCGGGCGGCTTGGTGCCCCATTGATACCATTTTTAGTTACACTGTTTTTTAGTTTTTAACTGAACGCAGTCTGCAAAAAACTAATTTAGTCGCAACACCAAAATCAAAATCATAGGAAAGTAGCGCCACATTGTGAAATTTACTCCTACAATTTCGTACCACAAAATACGCAAAATCAGAAACATGCAGTTTGAATCTTGAAATGCGTTGCAGCACATTGATTGGGTCTCTGCTGCTTGTGAGAGATTAGTGTATCTCAAAGTCTCTGCCTTCTAAGAGCATGGCTAATAATTGAACTCATTGTTGGCTACATGTACATTTTCGACTCATCTATGAAATTTTCATCGTATAATAGTGTGCCAACTAAGCAAAATAGTGATGTGACATTGAATTTAAGAAAGAGAGAGGTAGAAATGGTTATAGTACGAAATTATGTCCGCATGAGAACCA
Protein-coding sequences here:
- the LOC110436338 gene encoding OTU domain-containing protein 5, with amino-acid sequence MTRIFVQRGTAGSSSSSGRSGSQPAQQPAAAAREEELPLQPQPQLPELLAIDDTTEHLNEGSENSSSSNKPLRTDDTISESSSSAEERAAREKPPKDDSNVINPTFLVEELIGLQIPDQIEHGDSVPSGTSSSQMAGAASHPPPPPAPPPKPLLGNNGLRRMGPGSSNSVRIGSSRRPVAWPPVVARTSASGSRPSSPRSLVDGEGYNSADEQGPCYPSSYDDSERERMFEHDLRRVKGLEIRKMAEDGNCLFRAVADQVYGDAEAYDMARQMCVDYMERERDHFSQFITESFTLYCKRKRRDKVYGNNVEIQAFAEMYNRPIHIYSYGAEPINIFQGSYNTDVPPIRLSYHHGNHYNSVVDPRRQTVGAGLGFSSLRGTNNVDRDQVKAAIKAQQDQQIENALLAEGRFYSDLELTEREIERMVMEASRSEYLAKEKKLNIRESSTSGAEPSSSAAISGSSRSVAGADRGSEDYFVLPDTVLTRSMQLLLAMGFSYIQVMEAYSIFGEDVDSMVCYLVETGGTGASAGGSNRRKGKAAE